The proteins below come from a single Cryptococcus neoformans var. neoformans JEC21 chromosome 14 sequence genomic window:
- a CDS encoding expressed protein — MSAAYQPPSAEGKPFIPDWIPPAPTKTEQDWADLHTIELSRLDSDDPKVVEELVDLARIAIKEDGFLYLKDYGVSLDQLMRQFSIAQYLHANISQEDKAKLLWDPESGLFEGYKAPFGWKRVPGRPDGISQFNFYTPEYEDMEKIPKCVQPFMDEITAFSTYLTQSVNRRLLKLLSKVLELPDDYLWQNVQSTGGPVAEGYFRHALFRPPPPESKALSGGIRMNGHTDYGTTTLLFSVPISCLQIWGRDEKWRYVKYEPGALVINIGETLEILSGGHFKATRHRVFEPPADQVNEERLSLVLFNASKGHLRMTPCMDSPVLQKEGCIEEQGVYKEFKTIMDSGIPVPTNKQWREAQIASMRDVTTPQKEVTVNGKLMSYREFFGVKVLLPV; from the exons ATGTCCGCTGCTTACCAGCCTCCTTCCGCTGAAGGCAAGCCCTTCATCCCCGACTGGATTCCTCCTGCGCCTACGAAGACTGAGCAAGACTGGGCCGACCTTCACACAATCGAACTCTCTCGCCTTGACTCCGATGACCCCAAAGTCGTCGAAGAGCTTGTCGACCTTGCTAGGATTGCTatcaaggaagatggtTTCCTCTATCTCAAGGACTACGGTGTCTCCCTTGATCAG CTGATGCGCCAATTCTCTATCGCGCAATATCTTCACGCCAACATCTCTCAAGAGGACAAGGCAAAGCTTCTTTGGGACCCCGAAAGCGGTCTCTTCGAGGGTTACAAGGCTCCTTTCGGCTGGAAA CGTGTGCCGGGACGACCAGACGGTATCTCTCAGTTCAATTTCTACACTCCCGAATACGAGGATATGGAGAAGATTCCCAAATGTGTGCAGCCGTTCATGGACGAGATCACTGCTTTCTCCACT TATCTCACCCAATCTGTTAATCGACGACTTTTGAAACTGCTTTCCAAGGTCCTTGAACTCCCCGATGACTACCTTTGGCAGAACGTTCAATCCACAGGTGGCCCTGTAGCTGAAGGTTACTTCCGTCACGCTCTTTTCaggcctcctcctcctgaaAGCAAGGCTCTTTCTGGTGGGATAAGGATGAATGG CCACACTGATTATGGAACTACGactctccttttctctgtTCCTATCTCTTGCTTACAAATTTGGGGTCGAGATGAGAAGTGGCGCTATGTCAAGTATGAGCCTGGAGCTCTTGTCATCAATATCGGCGAGACTCTTGAGA TCCTTTCTGGTGGTCACTTCAAGGCCACTCGACACAGAG TTTTCGAACCCCCTGCCGACCAAGTCAACGAAGAACGTCTttccctcgtcctcttcaacGCCTCCAAGGGTCACTTGCGCATGACTCCTTGTATGG ACTCGCCAGTTCTCCAGAAGGAAGGCTGCATTGAAGAACAAGGTGTCTACAAAGAGTTCAAGACTATCATGGATTCTGGTATTCCTGTTCCAACCAATAAACAATGGCGTGAAGCTCAGATTGCGTCGATGAGAGATGTTACTACGCCTCAGAAGGAAGTGACTGTCAATGGCAAGTTGATGTCTTACAGGGAGTTTTTCGGTGTCAAGGTTTTGTTGCCTGTGTAG